The proteins below are encoded in one region of Ornithinimicrobium avium:
- a CDS encoding S41 family peptidase: MATTAPAGTFSVSVHAPKALEGTGDVTTADGRREYLETVAGWLGSNGLLVDLSSWAQDVDAAQRALSERNTLTVLRAEVAGLVSTAGGRHSHYLAPGDSGFTPAFRLPTVTTGHGISRVVLPEGGGADVEAYTRYARAGLDAIHRVKESTDCGWVIDLRDNGGGTSWSMLAAVAPLLPDGSLGGFRERDGTRLAVDHGPGWVSQDEDFRFVYDPQLDVDQPVAVLIDQRTASAAEAVTTAFHAQPDTQIIGQRTAGLATGNVSQALEDGARILLTTAWMVDVEGNRFPEGIQPGIVVPPRLGDTDSEDNPMVQAGEEWLRSVCSDDE, from the coding sequence GTGGCCACAACCGCGCCAGCGGGTACGTTCTCGGTCAGCGTCCATGCCCCGAAGGCGCTCGAGGGTACCGGCGACGTCACCACCGCCGACGGACGCAGGGAGTACCTCGAGACCGTTGCGGGGTGGCTAGGGAGCAACGGCTTGCTCGTCGACCTATCGAGCTGGGCACAGGACGTGGACGCCGCCCAACGTGCTCTTTCCGAACGGAACACACTGACCGTCCTGCGTGCCGAGGTCGCGGGTCTCGTCAGCACTGCTGGAGGCAGGCACAGCCACTACCTCGCCCCCGGCGACTCCGGGTTCACCCCGGCCTTCCGGTTGCCTACGGTCACCACCGGACACGGAATCAGCCGCGTGGTCCTACCTGAGGGAGGTGGCGCGGACGTGGAGGCCTACACCCGCTACGCCCGCGCCGGACTCGATGCCATCCACCGGGTGAAGGAGAGCACCGACTGCGGCTGGGTGATCGACCTTCGGGACAACGGGGGCGGGACCTCGTGGTCCATGCTCGCCGCCGTCGCGCCGCTGCTGCCCGACGGTTCCCTCGGTGGCTTCCGTGAGCGCGACGGCACCCGTCTGGCTGTCGACCACGGACCCGGCTGGGTCTCTCAAGATGAAGACTTCCGCTTCGTCTACGACCCGCAGCTGGACGTGGACCAACCGGTAGCCGTGCTGATCGATCAACGCACCGCGAGTGCGGCCGAGGCCGTCACAACCGCGTTTCACGCCCAGCCCGACACCCAGATCATCGGCCAGAGAACCGCTGGACTGGCCACTGGCAACGTGTCTCAGGCCTTGGAGGACGGCGCACGCATCCTGCTGACGACCGCCTGGATGGTCGATGTCGAGGGCAACCGCTTCCCTGAAGGTATCCAGCCAGGGATCGTCGTTCCACCTCGCCTCGGCGACACAGACTCCGAAGACAACCCGATGGTCCAAGCTGGCGAAGAGTGGCTGCGCAGCGTCTGCTCTGATGACGAGTAG
- a CDS encoding helix-turn-helix domain-containing protein, with translation MTQLWNVTYTWRLRELMARDGMHATSDIIGPLAEHGITLSTSQAHRLVTGTPERLNLSVLAALCHILAVSPDELIDTDTQLIGSRLRAVGTTGEKPRRTPRTPVIRPVRAQVHRPDDQL, from the coding sequence ATGACCCAGCTGTGGAACGTGACCTACACCTGGCGGCTGCGCGAGCTGATGGCCCGCGACGGCATGCACGCCACCTCCGACATCATCGGCCCGCTGGCCGAGCACGGGATCACCCTGTCCACCTCCCAGGCCCACCGGCTGGTCACCGGTACCCCCGAACGGCTCAACCTGAGCGTCCTGGCCGCGTTGTGCCACATCCTGGCCGTCAGCCCGGACGAGCTCATCGACACCGACACCCAGCTCATCGGGTCCAGGCTGCGGGCGGTCGGCACCACCGGTGAGAAGCCGCGGCGCACCCCCAGGACGCCGGTCATCCGGCCCGTCCGCGCCCAGGTCCACCGGCCCGACGACCAGTTGTGA